Proteins from a single region of Shinella zoogloeoides:
- a CDS encoding amino acid ABC transporter permease encodes MAPVSPGTGKDDYPWWLVALAVIALALAGVIVTNDIYAQVFSVVLKGLWVTIFVTLVAFMLATMLGLGVALMALSESKALRQIARFYTEVIRGVPILVLLFYIAFVGAPALVAAINVVIAPLVAAGTTEPMQVRDLSLMWRAIIALMIGYSAFIGEVFRAGIQSVDKGQVEAAKALGLSRVQRFRLVVFPQAIRVILPPLGNDFVAMVKDSSLVSVLGVADVTQMGKVYASGSFRFFETYSIVAYVYLILTIGLSLALRGLERRLRRNVAH; translated from the coding sequence ATGGCTCCCGTTTCGCCCGGCACCGGCAAGGACGACTATCCCTGGTGGCTGGTCGCGCTTGCCGTGATCGCGCTGGCGCTTGCCGGCGTGATCGTCACCAACGATATCTACGCGCAGGTTTTCAGCGTCGTGCTGAAGGGACTGTGGGTGACGATCTTCGTGACCCTCGTCGCCTTCATGCTCGCCACCATGCTCGGCCTCGGCGTGGCGCTGATGGCGCTTTCCGAGAGCAAGGCGCTGCGGCAGATCGCGCGGTTCTACACGGAGGTCATCCGTGGCGTGCCGATCCTCGTGCTTCTTTTCTACATAGCCTTCGTCGGCGCGCCGGCGCTGGTGGCGGCGATCAACGTCGTCATCGCCCCGCTCGTCGCCGCCGGCACGACGGAACCCATGCAGGTGCGCGACCTCTCCTTGATGTGGCGGGCGATCATCGCGCTGATGATCGGCTATTCCGCCTTCATCGGCGAGGTTTTTCGCGCGGGCATCCAGTCCGTCGACAAGGGGCAGGTCGAGGCGGCCAAGGCCCTCGGCCTCTCGCGCGTCCAGCGCTTCCGCCTCGTCGTCTTCCCGCAGGCGATCCGCGTCATCCTGCCGCCGCTCGGCAACGATTTCGTGGCGATGGTGAAGGATTCGTCCCTCGTCTCCGTGCTCGGCGTCGCCGACGTCACCCAGATGGGCAAGGTCTACGCCTCCGGCTCCTTCCGCTTCTTCGAGACCTATTCCATCGTCGCCTATGTCTATCTCATCCTCACCATCGGCCTGTCGCTGGCCCTGCGGGGGCTGGAAAGGCGGCTCAGGCGCAATGTCGCGCATTGA
- the ffh gene encoding signal recognition particle protein: MFETLQDRLGSILNGLTGRGALSEADVSAALREVRRALLEADVALEVVRSFTDAVREKAVGAEILKSIKPGQMVVKLVHDELVSMLGSEGVSIDLNAAAPVVIMMVGLQGSGKTTTSGKIANRLKTREKKKVLMASLDTRRPAAQEQLRQLGVQTGIDTLPIIAGQSPTDIAARAVQAAKLGGHDVVILDTAGRTHIDEPLMIEMAEIKRKSNPHEILLVADALTGQDAVNLARNFDDRVGITGLVLTRMDGDGRGGAALSMRAVTGKPIKLIGVGEKMGELEEFHPRRVADRILGMGDIVSLVEKAAENIDAEKAAAMAAKMAKGKFDLNDLADQLRQMQKMGGMGGIMGMMPGMAGMKDKMSAAGLDDKLFGRQIAIINSMTKAERANPDMLKHSRKKRIAAGSGTDAADINKLLKMHRQMADMMKMMGGKKGGMMKQMMGGLAGKMGLGGLGGGMPDLSSMDPKQLEALAKQAEAAGIKPGSLPGLGGSGGLRLPGLGGLPGLPGLPKKK; this comes from the coding sequence ATGTTTGAAACACTCCAGGACCGCCTTGGCTCCATTCTGAATGGACTGACAGGCCGTGGCGCGCTTTCCGAGGCCGATGTCTCGGCGGCGCTGCGCGAGGTCCGCCGTGCGCTGCTGGAAGCGGACGTGGCGCTGGAAGTGGTGCGGTCCTTCACGGATGCAGTGCGCGAAAAGGCCGTCGGCGCGGAAATCCTGAAATCCATCAAGCCCGGCCAGATGGTGGTCAAGCTCGTCCATGACGAGCTGGTTTCCATGCTCGGCTCCGAGGGCGTCTCCATCGACCTCAACGCCGCCGCCCCCGTCGTCATCATGATGGTGGGCCTCCAGGGTTCGGGCAAGACCACCACGTCGGGCAAGATCGCCAACCGGCTGAAGACGCGCGAGAAGAAGAAGGTCCTGATGGCCTCGCTCGACACGCGCCGCCCGGCCGCGCAGGAGCAGCTTCGCCAGCTCGGCGTGCAGACCGGCATCGACACGCTGCCGATCATCGCCGGCCAGTCGCCGACCGATATCGCCGCGCGCGCCGTGCAGGCCGCAAAGCTCGGCGGCCATGACGTCGTCATCCTCGACACCGCCGGCCGCACCCATATCGACGAGCCGCTGATGATCGAGATGGCGGAGATCAAGCGGAAGTCCAATCCGCACGAGATCCTGCTCGTCGCCGACGCGCTGACCGGTCAGGACGCCGTCAACCTCGCCCGCAATTTCGACGACCGCGTCGGCATCACCGGCCTCGTGCTGACCCGCATGGACGGCGACGGCCGTGGCGGTGCGGCCCTCTCCATGCGCGCCGTCACCGGCAAGCCGATCAAGCTGATCGGCGTCGGCGAGAAGATGGGCGAGCTGGAGGAGTTCCATCCCCGCCGCGTCGCCGACCGCATCCTCGGCATGGGCGACATCGTCTCGCTCGTCGAGAAGGCGGCGGAGAACATCGACGCCGAGAAGGCGGCCGCCATGGCCGCCAAGATGGCCAAGGGCAAGTTCGACCTCAACGACCTTGCCGACCAGCTTCGCCAGATGCAGAAGATGGGCGGCATGGGCGGCATCATGGGCATGATGCCCGGCATGGCCGGCATGAAGGACAAGATGTCCGCCGCCGGCCTCGACGACAAGCTCTTCGGCCGCCAGATCGCCATCATCAACTCGATGACCAAGGCCGAGCGCGCCAACCCGGACATGCTCAAGCATTCCCGCAAGAAGCGCATCGCCGCCGGCTCCGGCACCGATGCGGCCGACATCAACAAGCTTCTCAAGATGCACCGCCAGATGGCGGACATGATGAAGATGATGGGCGGCAAGAAGGGCGGCATGATGAAGCAGATGATGGGCGGCCTTGCCGGCAAGATGGGCCTCGGTGGCCTCGGCGGCGGCATGCCCGATCTTTCCAGCATGGACCCCAAGCAGCTCGAGGCGCTCGCCAAACAGGCGGAAGCCGCCGGCATCAAGCCGGGCAGCCTGCCGGGCCTCGGCGGCAGCGGCGGTCTTCGCCTGCCCGGTCTCGGCGGCCTTCCGGGCCTGCCCGGCCTGCCGAAGAAGAAGTGA
- a CDS encoding chorismate mutase, with product MTIDPKVRQQLGEYRQSIDNIDAALVHMLAERFRCTQAVGVLKATHELPPADPAREEYQIERLRRLAKDANLDPDFAEKFLNFIIREVIRHHEAIAAEHGGANHTA from the coding sequence ATGACGATCGACCCGAAGGTCAGGCAGCAATTGGGAGAATACCGGCAGTCGATCGACAATATCGACGCTGCCCTTGTGCATATGCTCGCCGAGCGCTTCCGCTGCACCCAGGCGGTGGGCGTGCTGAAGGCGACGCATGAACTGCCGCCGGCCGATCCGGCGCGCGAGGAATACCAGATCGAGCGCCTTCGCCGCCTGGCGAAGGATGCCAATCTGGACCCGGATTTCGCGGAGAAGTTCCTGAACTTCATCATCCGCGAGGTGATCCGGCATCATGAAGCCATTGCCGCCGAACATGGCGGCGCAAACCACACCGCTTGA
- a CDS encoding sulfite exporter TauE/SafE family protein, producing the protein MTVFDAIFLFVAGFLSGVVNAIAGGGTFLTFGAMSLIGLPPIVANATSSITQFPGYVTSTLAYAKEIRADWKEALLLGALSLVGGLAGALLLLSLSNPSFRALVPWLLLAATAIFAAGPYLKPKTLSPEKPISPLGLAGQFVTSIYGGFFGAGMGIMTLAVLGLTKGGDYHRLNALKNFVAVVIAAMAVIVFASGGVIGWPQAAVMVPAAALGGWSGVWAARRVPQPVIRVLVVAVGLALTVYYFLKG; encoded by the coding sequence ATGACCGTTTTCGATGCCATCTTTCTGTTCGTCGCCGGCTTCCTGTCCGGCGTGGTGAATGCCATTGCCGGCGGGGGTACGTTCCTTACCTTCGGGGCGATGTCGCTGATCGGCCTGCCGCCCATCGTCGCCAACGCCACCTCCTCGATCACGCAGTTCCCGGGCTATGTCACCTCGACGCTCGCCTATGCCAAGGAAATCCGCGCCGACTGGAAGGAAGCGCTGCTGCTCGGCGCGCTGTCGCTGGTCGGTGGCCTTGCCGGGGCGCTGCTGCTGCTCTCGCTCTCCAATCCCTCGTTCCGCGCGCTGGTGCCCTGGCTGCTGCTGGCGGCGACCGCGATTTTCGCGGCCGGGCCTTACCTCAAGCCGAAGACGCTCAGCCCGGAAAAACCGATCTCGCCGCTCGGCCTTGCCGGCCAGTTCGTCACCTCCATCTATGGCGGCTTCTTCGGCGCGGGCATGGGCATCATGACGCTCGCCGTGCTGGGCCTCACCAAGGGCGGTGACTATCACCGGCTGAACGCGCTGAAGAATTTCGTCGCCGTCGTCATTGCCGCCATGGCGGTTATCGTCTTCGCCAGCGGCGGGGTGATCGGCTGGCCGCAGGCCGCCGTCATGGTGCCGGCGGCGGCGCTTGGTGGCTGGTCCGGCGTATGGGCGGCGCGGCGCGTGCCGCAGCCGGTGATCCGCGTGCTGGTGGTGGCGGTCGGCCTTGCGCTGACGGTCTATTATTTCCTGAAGGGCTGA
- a CDS encoding response regulator transcription factor: MTSRTILLVDDDNDLRETLVEQLSLYEEFATLEETTAGKGIQTARANQIDLLIMDVGLPDMDGREAVKLLRKGGFKAPIIMLTGHDTDSDTILGLEAGANDYVTKPFRFAVLLARIRAQLRQHESSEDATFTVGPYTFKPGQKLLTLENGQKIRLTEKEAAIIRYLYRADQKVVTRDVLLEEVWGYNSGVTTHTLETHVYRLRQKIERDPSNAEILVTENGGYKIVP; the protein is encoded by the coding sequence ATGACATCCCGCACCATCCTTCTTGTCGATGACGACAACGACCTCCGCGAGACGCTCGTCGAGCAGCTTTCGCTCTACGAGGAATTCGCAACGCTCGAGGAAACGACGGCCGGCAAGGGCATCCAGACCGCGCGGGCGAACCAGATCGACCTTCTCATCATGGATGTCGGCCTGCCGGACATGGACGGCCGCGAGGCGGTGAAGCTCCTGCGCAAGGGCGGCTTCAAGGCGCCGATCATCATGCTGACCGGCCATGACACCGATTCGGACACGATCCTCGGTCTGGAAGCCGGCGCCAACGACTATGTGACGAAGCCCTTCCGCTTCGCCGTGCTGCTCGCGCGCATCCGCGCGCAGCTTCGCCAGCACGAGAGCAGCGAGGACGCCACCTTCACCGTCGGTCCCTATACGTTCAAGCCCGGCCAGAAGCTGCTGACGCTGGAAAACGGCCAGAAGATCCGCCTCACCGAGAAGGAAGCGGCGATCATCCGCTATCTCTACCGCGCCGACCAGAAGGTCGTCACGCGCGACGTGCTGCTGGAAGAGGTCTGGGGCTACAATTCGGGCGTCACGACCCACACGCTGGAGACCCATGTCTATCGTCTGCGCCAGAAGATCGAGCGGGACCCTTCCAATGCCGAGATTCTCGTGACAGAGAACGGCGGTTACAAGATCGTTCCGTAA
- the dapF gene encoding diaminopimelate epimerase codes for MAAEAQFARMNGLGNMILVVDMRGRADAVTPTAAIALNADPATRFDQIMAIHDPKVDGTDAFIVILNCDGTKAQACGNGTRCVVQALAAETGRKAFTFQTVAGILNATEHADGTISVDMGKPVFEWSRIPLAEEFFDTSRIELQIGPIDAPILHSPAAMSMGNPHAVFWVDRDPMSFDLDRFGPLLENHPMFPEKANITLAQVTSPSSMTTRTWERGAGLTLACGSAACAAGVSGARTGRTGRKVAITVASSPNRGTLTIEWREDDHVVMTGPAEWEWSGTLDPSTGAFRRDETGAAAL; via the coding sequence ATGGCCGCTGAAGCGCAATTCGCCCGTATGAACGGACTGGGAAACATGATCCTGGTCGTGGACATGCGTGGCCGCGCCGATGCCGTGACACCGACGGCCGCCATCGCGCTCAATGCCGATCCTGCGACCCGCTTCGACCAGATCATGGCGATCCACGATCCGAAGGTCGACGGCACGGATGCCTTCATCGTCATTCTCAACTGCGACGGCACCAAGGCGCAGGCCTGCGGCAACGGCACGCGCTGCGTCGTGCAGGCGCTCGCCGCCGAAACCGGCCGCAAGGCCTTCACCTTCCAGACGGTCGCCGGCATCCTCAACGCCACCGAGCATGCGGACGGCACGATCTCCGTCGATATGGGCAAGCCGGTCTTCGAATGGAGCCGCATTCCGCTTGCCGAAGAGTTCTTCGACACGAGCCGCATCGAATTGCAGATCGGGCCGATCGATGCGCCGATCCTGCATTCGCCCGCCGCCATGTCGATGGGCAATCCGCATGCCGTCTTCTGGGTCGATCGCGATCCGATGAGCTTCGATCTCGACCGTTTCGGCCCGCTGCTCGAAAACCATCCGATGTTCCCGGAAAAGGCGAATATCACACTGGCGCAGGTCACCTCGCCGTCCTCCATGACGACGCGGACCTGGGAGCGCGGCGCGGGCCTGACGCTCGCTTGCGGCTCGGCCGCCTGCGCGGCCGGCGTTTCCGGCGCGCGCACCGGCCGGACGGGCCGCAAGGTTGCGATCACCGTCGCCAGCAGCCCGAATCGCGGCACGCTGACCATCGAATGGCGCGAGGACGACCATGTCGTGATGACGGGGCCCGCCGAATGGGAATGGTCGGGCACGCTCGATCCTTCGACCGGCGCTTTCCGCCGCGACGAGACCGGGGCGGCCGCCCTTTGA
- the trmD gene encoding tRNA (guanosine(37)-N1)-methyltransferase TrmD, whose product MAFRATILTLYPEMFPGFLAQSLSGKALARGDWSLDCLQIRDFTTDRHRTVDDTPAGGGAGMVLKPDVLAKAIDHASEGDNRPRLLMSPRGKPLTQKRVRELAAGEGAIIVCGRFEGVDQRVIDGRQLEEVSIGDYILSGGEPAAMILLDAIVRILPGVMGNALSGEHESFEGGLLEHPHYTRPQVFEGQEIPGVLTSGNHAAIDRWRREEAEKLTRERRPDLLTDQPFRK is encoded by the coding sequence GTGGCTTTCCGCGCCACCATCCTGACGCTCTACCCGGAGATGTTTCCAGGCTTTCTCGCCCAGTCCCTCTCCGGCAAGGCGCTGGCGCGCGGCGACTGGTCGCTCGACTGCCTGCAGATCCGCGATTTCACCACCGACCGCCACCGCACCGTCGACGACACGCCGGCCGGCGGCGGCGCGGGCATGGTGCTGAAGCCGGATGTGCTGGCCAAGGCCATCGACCATGCCTCCGAGGGTGACAACCGCCCGCGCCTCCTGATGAGCCCGCGCGGAAAACCGCTGACGCAGAAGCGCGTGCGCGAACTTGCGGCCGGCGAGGGCGCGATCATCGTCTGCGGCCGTTTCGAGGGCGTCGACCAGCGTGTGATCGACGGGCGGCAGCTCGAAGAAGTCTCCATCGGCGACTACATCCTCTCCGGCGGCGAGCCGGCGGCGATGATCCTGCTGGATGCCATCGTGCGCATCCTGCCCGGCGTCATGGGCAATGCGCTTTCCGGTGAGCATGAGAGTTTTGAAGGCGGATTGCTGGAGCATCCGCACTATACGCGCCCGCAGGTCTTCGAAGGCCAAGAAATCCCCGGCGTGCTGACCTCCGGCAACCACGCCGCCATCGACCGATGGCGGCGCGAGGAGGCGGAGAAGCTGACGCGCGAGCGCCGGCCCGATCTTCTGACCGATCAGCCCTTCAGGAAATAA
- the leuC gene encoding 3-isopropylmalate dehydratase large subunit has translation MSAPRTLYDKIFDDHIVSRQEDGTCLLYIDRHLVHEVTSPQAFEGLRMAGRKVRAPEKTLAVVDHNVPTSPDRHQGIKNEESRIQVEALANNAAEFGVEYYSEKDVRQGIVHIVGPEQGFTLPGMTIVCGDSHTSTHGAFGALAHGIGTSEVEHVLATQTLIQKKAKNMLVRVDGQLPEGVTAKDIILAIIGEIGTAGGTGHVIEFAGEAIRSLSMEGRMTICNMTIEGGARAGLIAPDEKTFEYIKDKPRAPKGKALDMAIDYWKTLYTEEGAHFDRVVVLDAANLPPIVSWGSSPEDVVSVEGTVPNPDDIEDETKRSSKWRALDYMGLKPGTKITDIAIDRVFIGSCTNGRIEDLRAVAAVVEGRKVASTVSAMIVPGSGLVKEQAEKEGLDTIFKAAGFDWREPGCSMCLAMNDDRLKPGERCASTSNRNFEGRQGFKGRTHLVSPAMAAAAAIAGHFVDIRDWQ, from the coding sequence ATGAGCGCACCCCGTACCCTCTACGACAAGATCTTCGACGACCACATCGTCAGCCGCCAGGAAGACGGCACCTGTCTTCTCTACATCGACCGTCACCTCGTCCATGAAGTGACGTCGCCCCAGGCCTTCGAGGGCCTGCGCATGGCCGGCCGCAAGGTCCGCGCGCCGGAAAAGACGCTCGCCGTCGTCGACCACAACGTCCCCACCTCGCCGGATCGCCATCAGGGCATCAAGAACGAGGAAAGCCGCATCCAGGTCGAGGCGCTCGCCAACAACGCCGCGGAATTCGGCGTCGAATACTATTCGGAAAAGGACGTCCGCCAGGGCATCGTCCACATCGTCGGCCCGGAACAGGGTTTTACCCTGCCGGGCATGACCATCGTGTGCGGTGACAGCCACACCTCCACGCACGGTGCCTTCGGCGCGCTGGCGCACGGCATCGGCACGTCGGAAGTGGAACACGTTCTGGCCACCCAGACGCTGATCCAGAAGAAGGCGAAGAACATGCTGGTGCGCGTCGACGGGCAGCTCCCGGAAGGCGTGACCGCGAAGGACATCATCCTTGCCATCATCGGCGAGATCGGCACGGCCGGCGGCACCGGCCACGTCATCGAGTTCGCCGGCGAAGCGATCCGCTCGCTGTCGATGGAAGGCCGCATGACGATCTGCAACATGACGATCGAAGGCGGCGCCCGCGCCGGCCTCATCGCGCCGGACGAGAAGACCTTCGAATACATCAAGGACAAGCCGCGCGCGCCCAAGGGCAAGGCCCTCGATATGGCGATCGACTACTGGAAGACGCTCTACACGGAAGAAGGCGCGCATTTCGACCGCGTGGTCGTGCTCGACGCCGCCAACCTGCCGCCGATCGTCTCCTGGGGTTCCTCGCCGGAAGACGTCGTCTCCGTCGAAGGCACCGTGCCGAACCCGGACGACATCGAAGACGAGACCAAGCGTTCGTCCAAGTGGCGCGCCCTTGACTATATGGGCCTGAAGCCGGGCACGAAGATTACCGACATCGCCATCGACCGCGTCTTCATCGGCTCCTGCACCAACGGCCGCATCGAGGACCTGCGCGCCGTCGCCGCCGTCGTCGAGGGCAGAAAGGTCGCGTCCACCGTCAGCGCCATGATCGTTCCGGGCTCCGGCCTCGTGAAGGAACAGGCCGAGAAGGAAGGCCTCGACACGATCTTCAAGGCCGCCGGCTTCGACTGGCGCGAGCCGGGCTGCTCCATGTGCCTTGCCATGAACGACGACCGCCTGAAGCCGGGCGAGCGCTGCGCCTCCACCTCGAACCGCAACTTCGAGGGCCGCCAGGGCTTCAAGGGCCGCACGCATCTCGTTTCTCCGGCCATGGCCGCAGCCGCCGCCATTGCCGGCCATTTCGTGGATATCCGCGACTGGCAGTAA
- a CDS encoding transporter substrate-binding domain-containing protein — MFSRRAVLAGLAAAALMPAVAFASDLPDLGGKTVVVVTENAYPPLQFVDPKTGKQIGWEYDAMDEIAKRLNFKVEYQNASWDAMIQAVSDNQYNIGMTGITIKEDRKEKVDFSDPYMRSQQFMLVRGDETRFTDAKSFGEFKDGLIAAQPGTSPFYTAVYEILDGNEQNPRIKLFETFGATVQALQAGDVDLVLTDSVAAKGYTDASGGKLKVVGGPLGTEDFGFIFPKGSDLVAPVNAAIASLKADGTLDTLNKKWFLDYKMGQ; from the coding sequence ATGTTTTCCCGCCGCGCCGTTCTTGCAGGCCTTGCCGCCGCCGCTCTCATGCCCGCCGTCGCCTTCGCCTCCGACCTTCCCGATCTCGGCGGCAAGACCGTCGTCGTCGTCACGGAGAACGCCTATCCGCCGCTGCAGTTCGTCGACCCGAAGACCGGCAAGCAGATCGGCTGGGAATACGACGCGATGGACGAGATCGCCAAGCGCCTGAACTTCAAGGTCGAGTACCAGAACGCGAGCTGGGACGCGATGATCCAGGCCGTCTCCGACAACCAGTACAATATCGGCATGACCGGCATCACCATCAAGGAAGACCGCAAGGAGAAGGTCGACTTCTCCGATCCCTACATGCGCTCGCAGCAGTTCATGCTGGTGCGCGGCGATGAAACCCGCTTCACCGACGCCAAGAGCTTCGGCGAATTCAAGGACGGCCTGATTGCCGCGCAGCCCGGCACCTCGCCCTTCTATACCGCCGTCTACGAAATCCTCGACGGCAACGAACAGAATCCGCGCATCAAGCTGTTCGAGACCTTCGGCGCGACGGTGCAGGCGCTTCAGGCCGGCGACGTCGATCTCGTCCTGACCGACAGCGTCGCGGCCAAGGGCTATACCGATGCCTCCGGCGGCAAGCTGAAGGTGGTCGGCGGGCCGCTCGGCACCGAGGACTTCGGCTTCATCTTCCCCAAGGGCTCCGATCTCGTTGCCCCGGTCAATGCCGCCATCGCCTCGCTGAAGGCGGACGGAACGCTCGACACGCTCAACAAGAAGTGGTTCCTCGACTACAAGATGGGTCAGTAG
- the rimM gene encoding ribosome maturation factor RimM (Essential for efficient processing of 16S rRNA), with protein MAKLENPVLMGTVGAAQGLRGEVRVKSYTIDPTSIGDYGHLHTEDGRSFEVLEVREAKNVVVVRFRGVNDRNAAEALNGIELYIERDNLPDEELDEDEFFYADLEGLEAVDTTGRSHGTVTGIFDFGAGDLLELKGPGKRPVLIPFSEAAVLEIDLEGGRLLIDATAAGLVDDEKDGPGSRRRRPPQGEGE; from the coding sequence ATGGCGAAACTGGAAAATCCCGTCCTCATGGGCACCGTCGGCGCGGCACAGGGCCTGCGCGGCGAGGTCCGTGTGAAATCCTACACAATCGACCCGACCTCCATCGGCGACTACGGCCATCTGCACACCGAGGACGGCCGGTCCTTCGAGGTGCTGGAGGTGCGCGAGGCGAAGAACGTCGTCGTCGTGCGCTTTCGCGGCGTCAACGACCGCAACGCCGCCGAGGCGCTGAACGGCATCGAACTCTATATCGAGCGCGACAACCTGCCGGACGAGGAACTGGACGAGGACGAGTTCTTCTATGCCGACCTCGAAGGCCTGGAAGCCGTCGACACGACCGGCCGCAGCCACGGCACCGTCACCGGCATCTTCGATTTCGGCGCGGGCGACCTGCTCGAACTCAAGGGGCCGGGCAAGCGCCCCGTGCTCATTCCCTTCTCCGAAGCCGCGGTGCTGGAAATCGACCTCGAAGGCGGCCGCCTCCTGATCGACGCCACCGCCGCCGGTCTCGTCGACGACGAGAAGGACGGCCCCGGCAGCCGTCGTCGCCGCCCGCCGCAGGGCGAGGGAGAATAA
- the rpsP gene encoding 30S ribosomal protein S16 → MSLKIRLARGGSKKRPYYQIVVADARSPRDGRFLEKLGAWNPMLGKDDANRVQIDTDRAKEWLAKGAQPTDRVARFLDEAGVLKREARNNPDKAKPGKKALERAAEKKQKEEDAAAAAAGE, encoded by the coding sequence ATGTCCCTGAAGATTCGTCTCGCCCGCGGCGGTTCCAAGAAGCGCCCGTACTACCAGATCGTCGTTGCCGACGCCCGCTCCCCGCGTGACGGCCGCTTCCTCGAGAAGCTCGGCGCCTGGAACCCGATGCTCGGCAAGGACGACGCAAACCGCGTCCAGATCGACACCGACCGCGCCAAGGAATGGCTCGCCAAGGGCGCACAGCCCACCGACCGCGTTGCCCGCTTCCTCGACGAAGCCGGCGTTCTGAAGCGCGAAGCCCGCAACAACCCGGACAAGGCAAAGCCGGGCAAGAAGGCTCTCGAGCGCGCCGCCGAGAAGAAGCAGAAGGAAGAAGACGCCGCTGCTGCCGCCGCTGGCGAATAA
- the rplS gene encoding 50S ribosomal protein L19 produces MNIIQQLEAEQAAKIEAKRQLPEFSPGDTVRVNVRVTEGTRTRVQAYEGVCIARSGGGINESFTVRKISYGEGVERVFPVYSPLVESVDVVRRGKVRRAKLYYLRDRRGKSARIVENTGTRARKLNDAERQAIAEEKARLEAEKVAAAQALAAEKAAAEAAEAAKAAEAAAE; encoded by the coding sequence ATGAACATCATCCAGCAGCTCGAAGCCGAACAGGCCGCGAAGATCGAAGCCAAGCGCCAGCTCCCGGAATTCTCCCCGGGCGACACCGTCCGCGTCAACGTGCGCGTTACGGAAGGCACGCGTACCCGCGTTCAGGCCTATGAAGGCGTTTGCATCGCCCGCTCCGGCGGCGGCATCAACGAGAGCTTCACCGTTCGCAAGATTTCCTACGGCGAAGGCGTCGAGCGCGTCTTCCCCGTCTACTCGCCGCTCGTCGAAAGCGTCGACGTCGTCCGCCGCGGTAAGGTCCGCCGCGCCAAGCTCTACTACCTGCGCGATCGTCGCGGCAAGTCGGCTCGTATCGTCGAGAACACCGGCACGCGCGCCCGCAAGCTGAACGACGCCGAGCGTCAGGCCATTGCCGAGGAAAAGGCACGTCTCGAAGCCGAGAAGGTCGCAGCAGCTCAGGCGCTCGCCGCTGAAAAGGCAGCAGCAGAAGCTGCCGAAGCCGCAAAGGCCGCAGAAGCCGCCGCCGAATAA
- a CDS encoding aldo/keto reductase — translation MSDQPTILFHDGNSIPQVGLGVWQTPNDTAVTAVKAALSAGYRHVDTAAIYENEAGVGEGIRASGIARSEIFLTTKLWNSDQGYDSTLKAFDASLKRLGTDYVDLYLIHWPAPKRDEYVATWKAFIQLQKEGRARSIGVSNFYPEHLQRVIDETGVTPVINQIELHPDFPQKEARAYHEKHRIVTQSWSPLGQGTLLDNPLVAKVAAKHGRTPAQVITRWHIDSGLVVIPKSVTPSRIEENFKVFDFKLDAEDMATFGALEKDGRRIGPDPMTATF, via the coding sequence ATGAGCGATCAACCGACGATCCTGTTTCACGACGGCAACAGCATTCCGCAGGTGGGCCTCGGCGTCTGGCAGACCCCGAACGACACGGCCGTGACGGCCGTCAAGGCGGCACTTTCGGCCGGCTACCGGCATGTCGATACGGCGGCGATCTACGAGAACGAGGCCGGCGTCGGCGAGGGCATCCGCGCTTCCGGCATCGCCCGGTCCGAAATCTTCCTGACGACGAAGCTCTGGAACTCCGATCAGGGCTACGATTCGACGCTGAAGGCCTTCGACGCCAGCCTCAAACGCCTCGGCACCGATTATGTCGACCTCTACCTCATCCACTGGCCCGCGCCGAAGCGCGACGAGTATGTGGCGACCTGGAAGGCCTTCATCCAGCTCCAGAAGGAGGGCCGCGCCCGCTCCATCGGCGTTTCCAACTTCTACCCCGAGCACCTGCAGCGCGTGATCGACGAGACGGGCGTGACGCCGGTTATCAATCAGATCGAGCTGCATCCCGATTTCCCGCAGAAAGAGGCGCGGGCCTATCACGAAAAGCACCGCATCGTCACCCAGTCCTGGAGCCCGCTCGGGCAGGGCACGCTGCTGGACAATCCGCTCGTCGCGAAGGTTGCCGCCAAGCACGGCCGCACCCCGGCGCAGGTCATCACCCGCTGGCATATCGACAGCGGGCTGGTGGTCATCCCGAAATCGGTGACGCCCTCGCGCATCGAGGAGAATTTCAAGGTCTTCGATTTCAAGCTCGATGCCGAGGACATGGCGACATTCGGGGCGCTCGAGAAGGACGGCAGGCGCATCGGCCCCGATCCGATGACGGCGACGTTCTGA